One window of Candidatus Nanosynbacter sp. HMT-352 genomic DNA carries:
- the trmD gene encoding tRNA (guanosine(37)-N1)-methyltransferase TrmD, protein MRKFQVITLFPEMTTGVFNSSMMWKAQKDGIVELTTVNLREFGLGPRRQVDDTPYGGGDGMLLMIEPLWKAVEFAKSQDETAKVVLMSPRGQRWKQAKAQKEADNDKGVIFICGRYEGVDERILELVDEQWSIGDFVLTGGELAAMMMIDSIVRLIPGVLGGEKSAEIESFSDGETLEFPQYTRPEEFKGLRVPDVLLSGHHGKIAEWRAEQSRILTNKNTP, encoded by the coding sequence ATGAGAAAGTTTCAAGTAATTACGCTTTTCCCAGAAATGACAACGGGAGTTTTTAATAGTTCCATGATGTGGAAGGCTCAGAAAGACGGTATAGTGGAGCTTACGACAGTGAATTTGCGGGAGTTTGGTTTGGGTCCTCGTCGTCAAGTTGATGATACTCCTTATGGCGGCGGCGACGGGATGCTTCTTATGATTGAGCCGTTATGGAAAGCAGTAGAATTTGCGAAATCTCAGGATGAAACAGCGAAAGTGGTACTGATGAGTCCGCGAGGGCAACGCTGGAAGCAGGCTAAAGCTCAGAAAGAAGCCGATAATGATAAGGGTGTGATATTTATTTGCGGGCGATATGAGGGCGTAGATGAGCGAATATTGGAGTTGGTTGACGAGCAATGGAGTATTGGCGATTTTGTGCTGACTGGCGGCGAGTTGGCGGCAATGATGATGATTGATTCTATTGTTAGGTTGATTCCTGGAGTTTTGGGCGGCGAAAAATCTGCGGAAATTGAAAGTTTTTCAGATGGAGAAACGTTGGAATTTCCACAGTATACACGGCCTGAGGAGTTTAAGGGTTTACGTGTGCCGGATGTTTTATTGAGCGGACACCACGGAAAAATTGCCGAGTGGCGCGCTGAACAATCGCGGATATTGACCAATAAAAATACCCCATAG
- a CDS encoding phosphatase PAP2 family protein yields the protein MISASVYWPALTRYTGNMDLQWIVKLIADGLVVPVVLIGAYSLIKLVPNKEKYQVYSQVLMAGLTAYVAAKIIGSIYQPDQMRPFEILGVSAGASFLNNPGFPSDHALFTMAITLAVFFGAKSWRLAVVCLVMTILICVGRVIALVHTPLDVVGGLLIACVGIVWYKPMSLLKKHNI from the coding sequence ATGATTTCCGCAAGCGTTTACTGGCCAGCGTTGACGCGATATACTGGTAATATGGATTTGCAATGGATCGTGAAGCTAATTGCTGATGGGCTAGTGGTGCCAGTCGTGCTAATTGGTGCGTACTCGCTGATAAAATTGGTTCCAAATAAAGAGAAGTATCAAGTTTATAGCCAAGTTTTGATGGCTGGTTTGACGGCTTACGTGGCGGCAAAAATTATCGGGTCAATTTATCAACCAGATCAGATGCGCCCGTTCGAGATTCTGGGTGTATCTGCCGGCGCGTCATTCCTTAATAATCCGGGTTTTCCGTCCGATCACGCGCTATTTACAATGGCAATTACTTTGGCGGTATTTTTCGGAGCGAAGAGTTGGCGGCTGGCTGTTGTTTGTCTGGTTATGACGATCTTAATATGTGTCGGTCGGGTTATTGCATTGGTACATACGCCACTTGACGTTGTTGGCGGATTATTGATTGCCTGCGTAGGGATTGTTTGGTATAAACCGATGAGTCTCCTGAAAAAGCATAATATTTAA